The following are from one region of the Arthrobacter sp. TMP15 genome:
- the tadA gene encoding tRNA adenosine(34) deaminase TadA — MPNTAKPHPIEISTTALHARWMDLALAQARLALETADVPIGAVVLGPDGEILGLGRNEREAHGDPTAHAEVLAIREAAAKLESWRLADCTLVVTLEPCAMCAGAIVLARVPRVVFGAWDEKAGAAGSVFDVLRERRLNHWVEVFPGVREDECAALLKDFFSGHR; from the coding sequence GTGCCCAACACAGCGAAACCTCACCCAATCGAGATATCCACCACGGCTTTACATGCCCGTTGGATGGACCTTGCCCTTGCCCAAGCACGGCTGGCTTTGGAGACAGCGGATGTGCCGATAGGGGCTGTCGTCTTGGGGCCCGACGGCGAAATCCTGGGTTTGGGGCGTAACGAACGTGAAGCACATGGAGACCCCACAGCTCATGCCGAGGTGCTCGCAATCCGTGAAGCTGCGGCGAAATTGGAGTCGTGGCGGCTGGCCGATTGCACCTTGGTGGTCACCTTGGAGCCGTGCGCCATGTGCGCCGGGGCGATTGTCTTGGCGAGGGTGCCGCGCGTGGTTTTTGGTGCCTGGGATGAAAAAGCTGGCGCAGCAGGATCCGTCTTCGACGTGTTACGTGAACGTCGCCTAAATCACTGGGTTGAAGTGTTCCCGGGGGTGCGTGAGGACGAGTGTGCAGCTCTGTTGAAGGACTTTTTCAGCGGACACCGGTAG
- a CDS encoding MarR family transcriptional regulator, whose translation MTGPITTRSTTKSLPPGADVPSISGEAGMPGYAPYEWRGIGAGPLAAELRIAVMRTSRRLRAEAASEEISPGQYSVLAAVMGGAQTVGQLAAAEQIQAPSMTRIVNALTAAEFVSRQENPLDKRQVLVKITDSGSTALLRARSKRTAWLAQRVAALTAQERQTLHEAALILQEMSA comes from the coding sequence ATGACAGGACCAATCACAACAAGATCGACAACAAAAAGTTTGCCCCCGGGCGCTGATGTGCCCAGTATCTCGGGGGAAGCGGGGATGCCCGGGTACGCGCCATATGAATGGCGGGGCATCGGCGCAGGGCCGCTGGCTGCCGAACTGCGGATCGCCGTCATGCGGACCTCAAGGCGATTGCGGGCGGAGGCAGCCTCGGAGGAAATTAGCCCCGGACAGTACTCGGTTCTCGCCGCAGTCATGGGTGGCGCCCAGACGGTGGGACAGCTTGCCGCTGCGGAGCAGATTCAGGCCCCTTCGATGACGCGGATCGTCAATGCGTTAACCGCGGCCGAATTTGTGAGCCGACAAGAAAATCCGTTGGACAAGCGGCAAGTGTTGGTGAAGATCACTGATTCAGGTTCCACGGCCTTGCTACGTGCACGCTCCAAGCGGACGGCCTGGTTGGCTCAGCGAGTAGCTGCCCTGACCGCCCAGGAACGACAGACATTGCATGAGGCGGCACTGATTCTTCAGGAGATGAGCGCATAG
- a CDS encoding transglycosylase, translated as MSAAPQRGRRRAESKRPVSAVSAVSATAKYMAAVAVLGAVLAGGAVAQQVGAATPGGQNLAGVVSSASNSTPAPSVSAPLDAAISFSDLNISSSTSATPSGAALKAQANDVKTEATGKAEKEPAASPTAAPAPVDDPAAAQSYASGQLGSFGWGADQMSCLTQLWERESSWLTSAENASSGAYGIAQSLPANKMDSTGSDWASNYQTQIRWGLGYIQARYGSPCAAWGHSNAVGWY; from the coding sequence ATGTCTGCTGCACCGCAGCGCGGCCGTCGCCGCGCCGAATCAAAGCGCCCAGTTTCCGCGGTTTCCGCGGTGAGCGCCACAGCCAAATACATGGCTGCTGTGGCTGTTCTTGGCGCGGTCTTGGCCGGTGGCGCCGTCGCCCAACAAGTGGGAGCAGCAACGCCTGGTGGACAGAACCTGGCCGGTGTAGTTTCATCAGCAAGCAACTCCACGCCAGCACCATCGGTTTCTGCCCCGCTGGATGCAGCCATCAGTTTCTCAGACCTGAACATCAGCTCAAGCACTTCCGCAACGCCATCCGGAGCCGCGCTTAAGGCCCAAGCCAATGACGTTAAGACAGAGGCAACAGGGAAGGCGGAGAAGGAGCCGGCGGCCTCGCCAACAGCGGCTCCTGCTCCGGTGGATGACCCCGCAGCCGCCCAGTCTTACGCTTCAGGTCAGCTGGGCTCCTTTGGCTGGGGTGCCGATCAGATGAGCTGCCTGACCCAACTCTGGGAACGCGAATCAAGTTGGCTGACATCCGCGGAAAACGCTTCCAGTGGCGCCTACGGCATCGCACAGTCGTTGCCGGCAAATAAAATGGACAGCACCGGCAGCGACTGGGCCAGTAACTACCAAACCCAGATCCGTTGGGGACTTGGCTACATCCAAGCGCGCTATGGGTCCCCGTGTGCCGCATGGGGACACTCAAACGCAGTGGGCTGGTACTAG
- the upp gene encoding uracil phosphoribosyltransferase has translation MRVLVADHPLIAHKLTVLRDKNTPSPVFRQLTEELVTLLAYEATRGVRVEPVNIETPVTSTVGIGLAKPTPLVVPILRAGLGMLEGMTRLLPTAEVGFLGMARNEETLEAITYAERLPEDLTGRQVYVLDPMLATGGTLIEAFKFLFDRGAADITCICLLAAPEGLAKLEAAHGGRDNVHVVLASIDEGLDENSYIVPGLGDAGDRLYGVVD, from the coding sequence ATGCGCGTACTGGTTGCGGATCATCCGCTTATTGCCCACAAGTTGACGGTCCTTCGAGACAAGAACACTCCGTCACCCGTTTTTCGTCAGCTCACCGAGGAATTGGTGACCCTGCTGGCCTACGAAGCCACTCGGGGAGTGCGGGTGGAGCCGGTCAATATTGAGACGCCTGTAACCTCCACAGTTGGCATTGGTTTGGCCAAGCCAACGCCCCTTGTTGTACCAATTCTGCGTGCCGGTCTTGGCATGCTTGAGGGCATGACCCGTCTGCTGCCCACAGCCGAAGTGGGCTTCTTGGGCATGGCGCGCAATGAGGAAACACTCGAGGCCATCACGTACGCCGAACGCCTCCCCGAAGACCTCACCGGTCGTCAGGTCTACGTTCTTGATCCGATGTTGGCCACCGGCGGCACCCTGATCGAGGCGTTCAAGTTCCTCTTTGACCGTGGAGCTGCGGACATCACCTGCATCTGCTTGCTCGCCGCACCCGAAGGACTGGCTAAGTTGGAAGCCGCCCATGGTGGTCGCGACAACGTCCACGTAGTTTTGGCTTCGATTGACGAAGGCCTTGACGAAAATTCATACATTGTGCCCGGTCTTGGCGACGCCGGTGACCGTCTCTACGGAGTCGTGGATTAG
- a CDS encoding MFS transporter, protein MSSMFRALKVFNYRLWVTGALVSNIGTWMQRVAQDWLVLTILTNNSGTAAGITTGLQFLPIVFLGPYAGLLGDRVNKRKLLLITQTGMGVCAFLLGILVVTNTVELWHVYVLALLLGVASAFDAPSRQAFVSEVVAKEDVPNAVALNSASFNLARLAGPGVAGLVIALVGTGPAFLINGASFVAVIFSLWRMRTNELVPPTRLPRAKGQIREGLAYIRQRPDLMMIMVLVFMVGTFGMNFQIINALMATTVFDLGPGEYGLLGSVMAVGTLAAALLAARRRTMRMLYIVGGALAFGVTVGVSALMPSFFLYAVALVFVGLTSLTFMNACNTTVQLSTDSVMRGRVLAVYMVVLQGGTPIGAPLVGWIATEFGVRWSLGMAAVVAVLSGLIALIMMNRRNSIRLRDQVKALRPSFMVRGLRRSAR, encoded by the coding sequence ATGAGTTCGATGTTTCGAGCGCTCAAAGTTTTCAATTACCGGCTCTGGGTCACGGGTGCACTTGTTTCCAACATTGGAACGTGGATGCAGCGCGTGGCCCAGGACTGGTTGGTGCTGACGATTCTGACCAATAACTCTGGAACTGCCGCAGGGATCACAACCGGTCTTCAGTTCCTTCCCATCGTCTTTTTAGGCCCCTATGCGGGGCTGCTGGGTGACAGGGTCAACAAACGTAAGCTGCTGCTGATCACCCAAACAGGCATGGGTGTGTGTGCTTTTTTGTTGGGTATATTAGTTGTCACGAACACCGTGGAACTCTGGCACGTGTATGTTCTGGCCCTCTTACTGGGTGTGGCCAGCGCCTTTGACGCACCGTCACGGCAAGCATTCGTCTCTGAGGTGGTCGCTAAAGAGGACGTGCCCAACGCCGTCGCACTTAATAGCGCTTCCTTCAACTTGGCCCGCCTTGCCGGCCCTGGCGTAGCGGGACTTGTTATTGCCCTTGTGGGAACGGGCCCGGCCTTCCTGATTAATGGTGCCAGCTTCGTAGCAGTGATTTTTTCGCTGTGGAGAATGCGCACCAACGAACTAGTTCCGCCAACCCGCCTACCCCGCGCCAAAGGGCAGATTCGCGAGGGGCTGGCGTATATTCGCCAACGCCCCGATCTAATGATGATCATGGTGCTGGTGTTTATGGTGGGCACGTTCGGGATGAACTTCCAGATCATCAATGCACTGATGGCCACCACGGTGTTCGACTTGGGGCCGGGGGAGTATGGGCTACTGGGGTCCGTGATGGCCGTAGGGACGCTTGCCGCGGCTCTGCTGGCTGCGCGGCGCAGGACCATGCGGATGCTTTACATTGTGGGCGGCGCGCTGGCCTTCGGGGTGACTGTGGGTGTGTCAGCGCTCATGCCGAGCTTCTTCCTGTATGCCGTGGCTCTGGTGTTTGTGGGATTGACGTCGTTGACGTTTATGAATGCGTGCAACACCACTGTTCAACTAAGCACGGATTCGGTCATGCGCGGACGAGTCCTTGCCGTGTACATGGTGGTGCTGCAAGGGGGGACGCCCATTGGAGCCCCTCTAGTGGGCTGGATTGCCACAGAGTTCGGAGTCCGGTGGTCGCTAGGTATGGCGGCAGTGGTTGCTGTTCTTTCGGGTCTTATCGCTTTGATCATGATGAACAGGCGCAACAGCATCCGGCTGCGTGATCAGGTCAAGGCGCTTCGTCCGTCCTTCATGGTGCGCGGTCTGCGCCGCTCGGCACGTTAA